The Trachemys scripta elegans isolate TJP31775 chromosome 24, CAS_Tse_1.0, whole genome shotgun sequence region GTCCTAAAGGAACGGGCCCCCTGttacggagtccccgggcgatgctctggaactgctccccacaaagccagtcaggactttggggagcctcctctccctcggagcagactgtcttcagggcaaggagctcacacggcttcacctcctgggtctgaacttggagcattcagcatatgcccctccatgcgcttcccacagcgagtctgcccaggcggggtcctggggaagccagagggtcctgcacccccacttcacagtcagacgtggctctcagccagccagtaaaacagaggtttattagatgacaggaacgcggtctaaaacagagcttgtaggtacagcgaacgggacccctcagccaggCCCATTCTGGGGCACAGCGAGCCAAACACCCACGTCTGctctcactcctagtccccagacagctccaaactgaaaccccctgcagcccctcctttctggcctttgtctctttcctgggccaggaggttacctgatctctttgtccatctttagctatccccttgcaagggggggaagggccctggccatttgttgctaggagacagattgtcggccatttatgcacactggagacttaaaaaatgcataggggaaactgaggcacccacacagtattcagaggaaacattaagaacagtcccacttcgtcacacccccTAAGGGGCATCTCAGCTAAGATCTGAATGGAGCAGGGAGGTTTCCAGGCATCGTCTGGCTCACTCCTGCATGAGCGTATACGCCTGAAGGACGCTTGCttggctgctgcttttgctgtatCTGCTCTGGGCAGAGAGGACTTAAGTCTCCAGACATATTGCCAGCGCTACTCACAAACATCTTCAGATGCCTGGCACAGACCAAGCCGTCCCCGCCGTTATTCCCCGGGCCACAGACGATCAGCACCGTGGGTGGGCTTTTGGTGAAGGAGCTGGGCGGATAGGCCTGGGCGGGGGAGAAAAGAACAGGCTTCGGTAAACAGCACAACAGGCCATTCGTAGAAACACAGGGGTAGCAGGGATCGGAGCCCTGTAACCGACCACAGACAGAGGCGCCGATAACGCCACCTCCAAGGTAGCTGTGCTGCTTGCCAAAAGCCTGGATAACAATGCACGCTGTCATGATGCCTAGCTGGCggcctccaccccagaggtggctgcattccagtggCCTGCATGCGcacgtgtgagagagagatgatcCTGCTGTGTTTAGTCTCGTGCTCTGGGATGGCAGATTCAGCCTTATAAACCCGGGAAGCTGCGTCCCAGGGCAAACTGATCTAAGAACCTCATTTACAACGCTGGGTCCCCTGGATCGATCACTTGCAGGAGCTGCAAGGGGCCACGCCACTGccttccagccctgcacagagctcccccccactccctggaaGGTCATGGCTGGATCGGGACGGGCGGGGCTCCCCAAGAGCAGGGAGAACCCAGGTGTGCAGTGCTCACCTTGGCAATGGCCGTCGCACAGCTCAGCCCCGCCAGCTCCATGAGTTGGTCGACGCTGAACTTGTACTCCGTGAAGAGCTCTTGATCGATGgcttgtgcttcctcctggctGAGAGGAGACGCAAACGACATGAGCCACCGGGCGTGTGATTGAACGGCTCGTCTTCGCGGCCGTTAGCACAGATGCTGCCTCTCAGCAGCTAACACGACCACCCGGCTCACACCGCCACTCGAGAGCAGCTAGTCCTCCAGTACCGTCCCGTAATTCCCCCCGGGCAGCCCGAAAGGACAGGCAAGATCCCCCACAAGGCACTGGGAAAGAATTCggggagcagctcagctccctTTAGCGCTAAGGAGCCCAGCAGACTTTGCACCACCCATGAGCGAGCAGCGCCCGCGTGGCCAAGGGTTATTTTGCACTGTTGCTGCTCTCACTTCAGCGAGGCTGACTCGAGAGGAGTCGCAGATCACTccagcccaggggtcggcaacctttgacagGTGGTGTGCCCgtctgccggctcctgccagccggggtcccggccgctggccccgctcagcccgctgccggcccggggttccgtccatccaggccgGCNNNNNNNNNNNNNNNNNNNNNNNNNNNNNNNNNNNNNNNNNNNNNNNNNNNNNNNNNNNNNNNNNNNNNNNNNNNNNNNNNNNNNNNNNNNNNNNNNNNNNNNNNNNNNNNNNNNNNNNNNNNNNNNNNNNNNNNNNNNNNNNNNNNNNNNNNNNNNNNNNNNNNNNNNNNNNNNNNNNNNNNNNNNNNNNNNNNNNNNNNNNNNNNNNNNNNNNNNNNNNNNNNNNNNNNNNNNNNNNNNNNNNNNNNNNNNNNNNNNNNNNNNNNNNNNNNNNNNNNNNNCTGCTGcagcccccatttcccccctctcctgccctaCAGCCCCATTTCCTATctcctcccagcagccccctctcccgatttcccctccccagtcctttcccctgcagcccccccatttccccagcgCCCCCTtggcgggggcagggccagggggctaCCTGAGGTGCCTGACCCCGCTGCGCCCCGGGTTCTGCATGGCGCTGCCGCTGCGCCCCCGGCCTGCGCCCCAGGCCCCCGCAGGAGACGCCCGCTGCACCGCGCAGCGCCCCGCGCCCGCCGCCGCCAGCCGGGAGCCCGAGGAGACCAGCAGGCCGAGCCCCAGCAGCGCCCTGAGCCCGGACATCCAGCTCCGGCGGCAGCCGCCCGGCccagctccgctccgctccgccccGGAGCGCACGGAGCAGGCGCTGCGCACAGGCGCCCCGGCGTGGGGGTGGATCCCGGAGCCAGGGACTGGAGCCGGGCCTTCCTCCGGCTCTCTGCATCCTTTCTGGGCACTGCAACCTCCCTCTGGGACCATGCAGCCCCCTCGGGCTGTGCAAAGCCCGCTGAAGAGACAGGTCCCACCGGCAGCGCCTGACTCGTCCTCTGAATCGACCAGCGCCTCTGAATATACCAGCCTCTCCGCCTCTGAATCGACCAGCCCCTCTGAATATACCAGCCTCTCCGCCTCTGAATCGACCAGCCCCTCTGAATATACCAGCCCCTCAACCTCTGAATCGACCAGCCCCTCTGAATATACCAGCCTCTCCGCCTCTGAATCGACCAGCCCTTCGTCCTCTGAATATACCAGCCCTTCTGAATATACCAGCCCCTCCTCAACCTCTGAATATACCAGCCCTTCTGAATATACCAGCCTCTCAGCCTCTGAATATACTAACCCTTCTGAATATACCAGCCCATCTGAACATGCCAGTCCCTCAACCTCAGCCTATGGATATACGTCTGAATATACCAGTTCCTTTGCGTCCGGATATGCAAGCTCCCCTGCTGCCAGGAATACAAACACACCTGAATATGCAAGCCCTGGTCTCTCTGGGTATGCAACCTCTGGAtatgggagccctgctgcccgtGGATACAAAAACCGCTCCACAACTGTATATTCTAAGTCTTTGGATATGGGAAATCCATCTGAATATGGGAACCTGTCCACCCTAGACTATGAAACCCCTGCAAAACACACAGGGCCTGTGAGACTCAGCACGTGTAATGCCCTCAGAAGGTGCAAGGGGGATTGTATGTGCTGGAGTGATAAGAAAAAGCAATAAAGACCCAATGGAATAGATGTGTGACCCTTTAAAGGGCAGGTGTCTTACGGCTTGGCATCTTGCGTGTGCTTAAACTCGGGTTTGACTCAGACTGCGCCCTTTTgagcaaatgaaaaaatatttctagagAGCCTGATTGAAATGTTAAAGGGGACATTGTCAGGGTTACAGAAATGATGCAGTAACTAAAAGCCACAAATATCCTATACGTGGGTGCCAGTAATGCTTAAGATGATTAAAACAGAGTTGTAAAACCATCTAATTCACTTTCCACCGCAGGTGTGGTTTGCTTTATTTTCTTGCTCTTCAATGCAAATGGAAACAGACTAAGGCCCCGTTGCTGCAGGCAGATCCTACGGTGGTGAGGTTGTGCATGGATGGATCGAACGATTATCATTTGTATCAAGGTACCACATAGAGGCCCTGACCAAGATCAGGGCTGCATTGTATTGGGTGCTCGCTAGATGCATAGTCAGAGACACACCGTGGCCCGCTcttcccattttgcagaagggAGCTGACGCagggagagattaagtgattttctcaaggtcacccagggagacagtgtcagagccaggcctTGAACCTACATCACCTGAGTCCCAGGTCAACCTCTTAACCACAAGGTTAGGATTAGGCTTTAGGAGACCATCCCTGCAACTTGTTTTGTGCAGGACACCTTTGTGATGTCAATGAGACTCCAGATCATCTACTGGGACCCCATATCAGGGGCTTAgtgagtttcacttttgtttctagccagtgtcttgtcagtttcacctCCCTGAATGCCACCTGCTGTAGGAAAAGGCTGCAGTGTTTGAGTTGCAGGGGACTGTTCACATCCAAGCACAATAGAagttatacaaataaaaataaattctatgTTAATTTAGGgtttgtaaaacttttttttttaaacaacccttGTATTTATGTGAGCTGACAGGGCCTGATGTACTGAAACCAATTGGCTTCAATGGCctgttttggttcaggccctgaATGTCTTATGAAATCACACCTTGCGATGACCCAAGAACTAATAACCTGAATCCGAACCTTCTGGAACCTTTGAGGGTGAGAGAATTCAAAAATCCCAATTCTGTGGTTTCTAACCACCGCTAAACCACATAGAGTGAAACGCCTTCGTTCGATGAGAGAGATCCTTTGATCATGGCCTTAGGAGAGAACTCAAATGAGGATGTTCCCTCTCTCCAAAGCCATGATCCTACAAGCACGTGGGTGACTTTATTCTTGTGCGTAGTCCCCCTAAAGTCCCTGGGATCGTTCATGCAAGTAAAGTCACACACGTGTTTAAacgtttgcaggactggggcctttaTGCATGAAATGTTAAGGTTCTTCAACAAGTCAATGAGTAGTTAGAGCTTGTACCTATTgagatccaggaagtgggcgggcttccactgctaaaggaccccccgcccccatcctaaGGGGAGGATCTACAAGACCCGGAAACTAACTAAGttcaggggacaactaatgtaatgacagggacaggagtgcggtcaaagggtcaaaagaagggaacctgacggggacaccgagcagagaacctcggacagtgcccactgctcctcaaaggtgtcaagggagccagtggatgccacccagaggaactctgcccggatacatgAATGGACAAAGGGCAGTCACCCTGCTCCGTCTCAGAAAGAGTTCAAAGCCGGCCCTTGGAGGGGGAGCTGAAAGCAGCCGAGGGAGGCTGATTGGGTAGACAGCTACAGGTGTGGCCACTCCCAATTAgggtccagctggccctgataaaagggctggGAGCTAGGCAGGGGGAGTCTTACTCCAGtggtggagtgggaagggccTGGTTAGAGAAGGGTATCTCaaatagagcagtgctggggaaccCTGGCCAGGCGAGTCCCCAGGCTGAAGCCATGCTAAAAGGGCCTGTGGTGGTACTGAGGGTGCAGCCAGGCCAGGAAtcggcagcaggtccaaccctcTTGCCAATGATGAGCAGCCATTTCAGACTACAGTTTGCCCCTCAGAAAAGATGCTAGATGAATACTGGCAGTTgttcactgaggcaaggtgggctttGGGGAATTGGGCTTCCCTGGGGAGGATTTCTtagtgtgggggcactgctgtggggcaaTACCCCAGAGAAGGGGCACCGTGGGctgggagggatgtggggtgaACTGAAAGGTGGTACCTGAAGAAAgggagaagcaggcagcagcaagtGAGAcgctggccagcaggaggcgctctaaagctgaaagagctaattcccagaccaaCCAGCAGGAGGTTCTCTGCCGGTGAGTgcaccaccttgccacagagccTGATGCACCACCATCCTGCATCATGTGCAatcattcacaccagtgcaaagcaggTGAAAAACACTATCAAATCAGCTGAGGGTAGATTTTACTCTATTTTCTCTGTGGGTAAAATTTTGCCCCTGTGCAAAGGGCCATGTGCCTAAGGGGGTTAAGTAGGATGTAAGCGGTGTATTTCACCAGGACTTGGTAGTGCTTAGATCCCACGcacgggggtgaatttcacctggaTTTAGTACTTCATAGATCCCATGCACAGAGGTGTATTTCATAAGGATTTTGTGGTGCATAGATCTCACACACAGGGGGTGTACCTCACCTCTGGAGAGCGCTTGTAGTGTGCAGGGTGCCAAGTAACATCCAGCAGAAAGGAGGACACACAAAAGTTCTGACACCTTGTACAAAATACAGATTTATTCATAATAATATTTTACAGCAAGAAACAGCAACCAAAAgaatgtgaatttaaagcagatgtTGCTGTGAATGCCACTTTGAGAACGAAAAAAGCTATTGCTaactttattatttgtgttatggtcATGGCTCAAGGCTCCAACTGAGATCaaaggcccattgtgctaggagctgtacacacacacacggtgagacacagcctctgccctgaagagctaacaatctatggccctgctcctgcaccttTACTTGTTTATATTGGACCAAACCCCGGGGTCCTCACTCAGTCGAGTTTCCCAGTGAGgtttttcctgagtaaggactgcaggatttggttaCTCTGTTGGTAACGGTTTCCACTGAGTACTCAAGAATGAGATACCACCTCAGCCCACTCCTTCCTCGTAGGCATCCTCCTATCCTTTACCCTGGTCCCCTTTATCGAGTGCTAGTGGTGCCTTGACTCAGATGGCTTCACAGTCCCATCTGAGGATCCTACTGCGTGACCTAAGAGTGGTACCCACAGTAGAGGAGTGTGGGTCTCTGTCTTCTTGCAGTGGCTGACCCAGAGAAGTGGTTAAGAGTCTACTACAGCTGCCAGCTAagggagttactcctttagctcaagtgctgAAGGCTCAtgattttagggcctgatcttaaGCCAGTGGAAGTTTGCACTGGCCCCACTGTGACCCaggaaatggggtggggtgggggtcatgAAATCAGCAGCCCTTGGTTTTCCAGAGTCCAATGACCAAGGGCCAAACTCAGAGGTGGTGTAAATTAGACCGTCTCACACTAACCGGGGCTCCCTTATATCCATTGACCAGGAGCATCTTGGTGTATCTTCCATGCAGCAGAGGTTACAGACAGGAGAGATCATTGCTATTTACAACAGAGTAACGCCTGGGCAAGAAGAGGTACCTAGCCAAGGTGCCTTTGAAGCAGACCTGTTATAGATAGTAAAATACAGCACCCCATTGGAGAGCAGCTTACAGCCAAACGATTGCAAAGCAACGTCCGGTGACGACTGATTGCCAGTTATTTGTAGTGTGCAAAGTCAAACAGCagtagagagggagggaggaaagatatatttgcattttattatgtGTAAGCTCTATCCTGACCCCATGGTGCAAGCTGCTGTACAAAACGacgctccctgccccaaagcgttTATCATCTAAATTTGCATCGTGGATTTGTAATGTCAGGAAGGACCTCCACGGTCATCTCGTCTGGCTAATACACGGCTGGGGGATTGCGCTCGGCCACTCCTATGCTGAGCCCGACGACTTGTGGAAAGACATCCTGTCTCGTGTCTCAGGCGAGATGAGCTGGGGATTCGGCAAGATGGAGGTTGCGCCAGAGGGCGAGGGATGCAGAGGAGAAGGCCCTTGCACCAGTGGtggagggacagagaggaggacgGTGCCTTGAAGAGGTCGGGGGGAAGTCTGTGGAGGGCTTTGTAGACCGAGAAGGGTAAATGTGCCCTGCACCGTGCTATGACTCAATGTCTAAGCATCCCTGGTTTACTCAGAGCAGAGCAAAGCCAAGCCGCTGTAATTTACCATCACATGAGCGTGCACATTATGGACTCGAACCTGCGTCTCCTTTGCTGTGGCCAGGGCTCCGGTCTCTCCCCAGGGAGACATCCAGCTGGGTTGGCAGCAGCTCTAGGAGGGGAGCAAACACGAGGGGAGCGATTAACGCTGTTTTTTAGGTGTTCTGGCTGTGACGCAGGGCGAGGCGTTGCAGTGACTCCGCACGCCGCCGGGGGATTGGACAGGTGAGCTGGCTGGGCAGCGGATTCCACTAGCTAGCAGCTCTAGTTTCTCTTTCCAAGCTCCCACCGCTAGGCCACACTTCTTCCAGCTCTACTCAGTACCCGAGCAATGGCCTTATTTCCTCGCTGGGGTGCTGCAGAGAAGTTGGTGGGGTCAATTCAGTGCGTGATCCCAACCCAACTCCCAGTGGACCTACTCCCGACAAACGATCCCGCCCCCATGGCCTGGGAACTGTTCCCACTGCAGCATCACCTACCGCTCCAGGGTCCTCGTTCTCAGTCGGAGGGTTTCATAGTCGTGAGGGCCTGTGAAATCTGAtggaaaagagcaacactcagcaACGGCCCAAGCGGAAACATTTACTTCCAGTCGATACAAAATATTCCCCGTTTGCTTGTATTTTACAGCtcggtttagggtgaccagatgtcctgattttacagggacagtcccgatttttggatctttttcttatataggttcctattaccccacacccccgtcccgatttttcacatttgctgtctggtcaccctagctcggTTTCAGtggaagacaatggagttataccaggcaTGAACCTGGCCCGATAAACATAGGAACGACCGAATGGATCACTCCCAACGTCCACCTAGTCCATATCCTCTCTGTGACAGTGGCCAGCCGCGTGGTCAGAGGAAGAACCTTCCATTTCTTTAGGTCTTCAGAGCAAGCCTGTCTGCCTGCCTGGAAGAGACGCGTTAGCCAAACCCAAGTTCTTGAGCTCAGTTCTGCAGTGACTGGATGGAATTTAAAGGCCTGTGTTATATgatctgaccttaaactctatgaattaaACTCTGCGCAACTCCTGCAGCAGGCAGATGGGGGATTATCTGTCCCCTACGTAGATCTCATGCTGATTTTTAATAGTTAGGtctcagcttcagccctggagcatgAGAGATTCCTTCCAGAATTTGCTGTCAGTAATTATGAAAGCTCTGTCTACTCCTGATACCcacataaatgtccaatccctgaTACGCACTTAATCCAAACCCGTGGATCATGTCTAATGACCACACACAGCCCCCATGGCCTGTGTTAAGGACTTATTCAGGAataagagaacccaggtctcttgacacCCAGTTCAGCGCTCTATCCACTGGACGGTGCTGCCTCTGATTTGGTAGCATACTATGCACACTTTGCATAGGCGTGCATGCAGAATTGCCGCCCACAAGTGTTCAAAATGCATCAGCCCtcctaaaatcatgaaatttatcataataattaaaaataaaagttaggattgtttttatttagtCTGGGGTATTTTTATCCTCTAGTGTTACACTcaattcacattttcaaagcttttctttgcaatcacAAGGGCTAGAACCATTTAAAAAGAACCCtgagagctgagattctcatgcaatcacctgactccagcagctggggcttgaagaaaaaccccaaatatcgtaAGACTCGCAGAGCTTTGGACATGCTGCAAAGGACGGCACAAGGTGCAGGCCGATGGGGAATCAGAACCTAGCATTGCTTTCTTTATAAGgcatcaatattttgttttcctgcttACTTTTCGATGAATGATGGCATCTCCCATTCTGCAGGCAGTTGTAGTAGAAAGGATCCGGGTGCAGGTAAGTGTTGTTCAAATTGCTAGGCGAACAAAGCAAAGGCACTTTGATATGAGAGTGACAGGATAATCAGAAACATGACAGGCTAAATTAGAGtctggattttcatttacacaaggGCCCCTTTACATTGCTCTGGCAATGAGAATTCACACCTAGATCTTCATGTCTAATTCATAAACAAAAAGACTCCTTAGAACCCGAGCTACCGTTGCTCTCATTGGTCCTTTCTCATGTTCCAAACCATACAAAATTCAGAAATACCAAGGCAAGGTTTAATTGTCAATTTCTCTGTGTAATGAAACATTAAGATTCATGTATTTTCCCTTTACTACATCACACCCAGCCTTGACTCCAATCAGCATAccaattacaattatttttacaCCTGCTTGGAGTTAATATTACGTATCTTTTAGCTAATAGGATGTGTAATTTTAGCTAATATCAATTCTGATTATTTTTATACCTGTTTTAGCCCTTCATTTTGAGTCTTATAAGGGTGGGAACTATCGGTGCTTAAAGTGGgctgaaaaaagtgtgtgtggggggtctatTGCCGTCTGGG contains the following coding sequences:
- the NAXE gene encoding LOW QUALITY PROTEIN: NAD(P)H-hydrate epimerase (The sequence of the model RefSeq protein was modified relative to this genomic sequence to represent the inferred CDS: inserted 1 base in 1 codon), which translates into the protein MHNLTTRTKGWSIQRRRGWYIQRGWSIQRLRGWYIQRGWSIQRRRGWYIQRGWSIQRRRGWYIQRRWSIQRTSQALPVGPVSSAGFAQPEGAAWSQXGGCSAQKGCREPEEGPAPVPGSGIHPHAGAPVRSACSVRSGAERSGAGPGGCRRSWMSGLRALLGLGLLVSSGSRLAAAGAGRCAVQRASPAGAWGAGRGRSGSAMQNPGRSGVRHLSQEEAQAIDQELFTEYKFSVDQLMELAGLSCATAIAKAYPPSSFTKSPPTVLIVCGPGNNGGDGLVCARHLKMFGYEPSVHYPKRPGKALFEGLTTQCQKMDIPFLSAFPSEAMLIDELYGLVVDAIFGFSFKGAVREPFGSILRTLEQVTVPIASIDIPSGWDVEKGSPDGLQPDMLISLTAPKKAAQHFAGRYHFLGGRFVPMALQQKYSLNLPPYPETDCVLQLP